DNA from Polaribacter sp. NJDZ03:
TAAGCAAATAACACTAAATGCTTTGTAAACTGATAGTCATAGCCTAAACCTGCTACCAATACAGATAAAGATATATTGTCTGCTTCTTTATTATTTATAATTATTGGCGTCTTTAAATGTGCAAAATAACCATCTAAACCTACAAAAGATTGTAGACTGTTTACTGGGTTTATTTTATACTTTATATTCATTTTAGGCACACCAACCGTATAAGACCATTTCTCATCTACTTGCCTAAAGTAATTTATTAATGGTAATGGAAAAGGAATACCCGCAGTTGTATTATAGGTTAAGCCCAAAGTTAAACGATATGGTTTTGCTAAGCTTTTATCTTTTGTTCTATCTTTTATAAAAAAAAGACCTCCGTTAATAAAAAAATCTTCGCTTGTTATTTTGTGGGTTAAGGTTGCAGCTAACCTAGGCGTAAAACTATAAGCAACTCTCCAATGATCGCTCATTTTATGAGTATATGCTAAATTTAAATCAATAACATTAATGTTTTCTAATAACGAGGTATCAAAAGGATATTCATCTTTTAAATTTAAAAAAATTCTATTAAATTCTGAACCAATTATTAAATAACTATCTTCTTTTATTTTTATAGGATAATTAAACAACGCTCTAATTCTAGTATATTGATCATCAGATTCTTTTTTAGGAATAAAAGAATATTCTATTCTAGCCAAATCTGTTAACTGTGCATTTGTTATTAAACTAACAAATAATACTAAAACAATTATACATCTCTTCATTTTAATCCTTATTTAACAAGTCCTTGCGTATTAGAATAAACATGAATATCTCTTTGAGGAAATGGAATTGAAATATTGTGTTCTCTAAATAATCTATCTATTTCAAAACGAATATCACTTTGTGGATATTGTGCTTTAAAACTATCTGCAAGTGTAAAAACTACTTTAAAGTTTAACGAACTATCTCCAAAATCTTCAAAAAGCACCGAAACTGGTGGACTAACTAAAACACTTGGGTGAGATTTTGCAGCTTTAATTAACAATTCTTTTACCAATTGTACGTCGCTACCATAAGCAACTCCAACTTTTACAGATTCTCTTGTGGTAGTGCCATTTTGTGTCCAATTATACAAACTGTTGGTTAAAT
Protein-coding regions in this window:
- a CDS encoding DUF6268 family outer membrane beta-barrel protein; this encodes MKRCIIVLVLFVSLITNAQLTDLARIEYSFIPKKESDDQYTRIRALFNYPIKIKEDSYLIIGSEFNRIFLNLKDEYPFDTSLLENINVIDLNLAYTHKMSDHWRVAYSFTPRLAATLTHKITSEDFFINGGLFFIKDRTKDKSLAKPYRLTLGLTYNTTAGIPFPLPLINYFRQVDEKWSYTVGVPKMNIKYKINPVNSLQSFVGLDGYFAHLKTPIIINNKEADNISLSVLVAGLGYDYQFTKHLVLFAYSGYTVRLSNVLRDKDRKNVYTLDKVNAFYLRTGIKFKI